From the genome of Bacteroides sp. MSB163, one region includes:
- a CDS encoding DapH/DapD/GlmU-related protein, translating to MNDIFAKDLSGEIISPNEPGYDELITDIFATMKTATEMNTGYHTPEVVHEYMGRIWGRELDASTTVLPPLYIDYGKPVTIGKGCFIQQCCTFFGRGGITIGNEVFIGPKVNLITINHDVNPENRSATYGRPIVIEDKVWIGINSTILPGVKIGYGAIVGAGSVVTKDVPAMTIVAGNPVRIIKKIEITG from the coding sequence ATGAACGATATTTTTGCAAAAGATTTAAGTGGTGAGATAATTTCACCTAATGAACCGGGCTATGACGAACTGATAACTGACATCTTCGCCACAATGAAGACCGCAACCGAAATGAATACAGGTTATCACACTCCCGAAGTAGTGCATGAATATATGGGACGTATTTGGGGTAGGGAACTGGATGCAAGTACCACCGTTCTACCGCCACTCTACATCGATTACGGAAAGCCTGTAACTATCGGTAAAGGATGCTTTATCCAGCAATGCTGCACGTTTTTTGGACGAGGTGGAATTACGATAGGCAATGAGGTGTTTATCGGACCGAAAGTGAATCTGATTACGATTAACCATGACGTGAATCCGGAGAACCGTAGTGCCACATACGGTCGCCCGATTGTGATTGAAGACAAGGTTTGGATTGGTATAAATTCCACGATACTACCGGGCGTTAAGATTGGTTACGGAGCCATTGTGGGAGCCGGTAGTGTGGTGACAAAGGATGTTCCTGCGATGACAATTGTGGCCGGCAATCCTGTGCGGATCATCAAAAAGATAGAGATAACCGGGTAG
- a CDS encoding Hsp20/alpha crystallin family protein yields MMPVRRTQNWLPSIFNDFFDNEWMEKANATAPAINVLETEKEYKVELAAPGMTKDDFNVHIDEDNNLVISMEKKTENKEEKKDGRYLRREFSYSKFQQTMILPDNVDKEKIAAQVENGVLNINLPKFSAEEKQKNKKSIEVK; encoded by the coding sequence ATGATGCCTGTTAGAAGAACTCAAAATTGGTTACCAAGTATCTTCAATGATTTCTTTGATAACGAATGGATGGAAAAAGCCAATGCAACCGCTCCGGCTATCAACGTGCTGGAAACGGAAAAGGAGTACAAAGTAGAATTGGCTGCTCCGGGAATGACCAAAGATGACTTCAACGTTCATATTGACGAAGACAACAATCTAGTTATCAGCATGGAAAAGAAGACAGAAAACAAGGAGGAAAAGAAAGACGGTCGCTATCTGCGTCGCGAATTCTCATACTCTAAGTTCCAACAGACCATGATATTGCCGGACAATGTAGACAAGGAAAAGATTGCAGCACAAGTAGAAAATGGCGTGCTGAACATCAATCTACCGAAGTTTTCAGCCGAAGAAAAACAGAAGAACAAGAAGTCTATTGAAGTAAAATAA
- a CDS encoding long-chain fatty acid--CoA ligase — protein sequence MEQEQHFIDYIEQSIIRNWNLNALTDYKGATLQYKDVARKVAKFHIVLESAGIQPGDKIAVCGRNSAHWAVTFLATITYGAVIVPILHEFKADNIHNIVNHSEAKLLFVGDQVWENLNEDAMPQLLGVILMTEFTPVVCRDKRLMEAFEHRNTLYGQRYPKNFRPEHICYRKDEPEELAIINYTSGTTGYSKGVMLPYRSLWSNVNYCHEMLPVKPGDNMVAMLPMGHVFGMTYDFLYGFSAGAHIYFLTRMPTPKIIAQSFAEIKPRVISCVPLIVEKIIKKNILPRVDNKIGKLLLHVPIINDKIRALARKEAMEIFGGNFDEIIIGGAPFNAEVERFLKQIGFPYTIAYGMTECGPIICSSRWETMKLASCGKAATRMEVKIDSSDPEKEAGEIICRGTNLMLGYYKNQEATSQIIDVNGWLHTGDLGTMDAEGYVTVRGRSKNMLLTSSGQNIYPEEIESKLNNMPYVSESLIVLQKEKLVALIYPDFDDAFANGLQQTDVERMMEANRNELNQQLPAYCQISKMKIHFEEFEKTAKKSIKRFMYQEAKG from the coding sequence ATGGAACAGGAACAACACTTCATTGATTACATTGAACAAAGCATCATTCGGAACTGGAACTTAAACGCCTTGACTGACTACAAGGGTGCTACTCTCCAATATAAAGACGTGGCTCGCAAGGTTGCAAAATTCCATATTGTACTGGAAAGTGCCGGTATCCAGCCGGGTGATAAAATTGCCGTCTGCGGTCGTAACAGCGCACACTGGGCAGTTACTTTCCTGGCAACCATCACTTATGGAGCTGTTATTGTGCCTATCCTTCACGAATTTAAAGCGGATAATATACATAATATCGTCAATCACTCAGAAGCCAAACTGCTTTTTGTGGGAGACCAGGTGTGGGAAAACCTGAATGAAGACGCCATGCCGCAATTGCTGGGCGTTATTCTGATGACTGAATTCACCCCTGTAGTCTGTCGCGACAAACGATTGATGGAAGCTTTCGAACACCGCAATACTCTCTACGGACAACGCTATCCTAAAAACTTCCGTCCCGAACACATCTGTTACCGGAAGGATGAACCTGAAGAACTTGCCATCATTAACTATACTTCCGGTACTACCGGATATTCCAAAGGTGTTATGCTCCCCTATCGCAGCCTTTGGTCCAACGTGAATTACTGCCATGAGATGCTTCCGGTGAAACCGGGCGATAATATGGTTGCCATGCTTCCTATGGGACATGTGTTCGGAATGACTTACGATTTCCTTTATGGTTTTTCAGCCGGGGCACACATCTACTTCCTCACGCGCATGCCGACTCCTAAAATTATCGCACAGTCTTTCGCTGAAATCAAACCACGTGTCATCTCATGCGTGCCTCTGATTGTAGAAAAGATTATCAAGAAGAATATTCTGCCCCGTGTAGATAATAAAATTGGTAAGTTACTGCTCCATGTTCCTATCATCAATGATAAGATCAGAGCCCTTGCACGCAAAGAAGCAATGGAGATATTCGGCGGTAACTTCGATGAAATTATCATCGGTGGAGCCCCGTTCAATGCAGAAGTCGAGCGCTTTCTCAAACAGATAGGCTTCCCCTACACCATTGCTTATGGTATGACGGAATGTGGCCCGATCATCTGTTCCAGCCGCTGGGAAACCATGAAGCTGGCATCATGCGGCAAAGCAGCCACACGCATGGAAGTGAAGATAGATTCGTCTGATCCGGAAAAGGAGGCGGGAGAAATCATTTGTCGAGGTACCAACCTGATGCTGGGATATTATAAGAACCAGGAAGCAACTTCACAAATCATTGACGTAAATGGCTGGCTACATACAGGCGATTTAGGCACAATGGATGCGGAAGGTTATGTAACCGTTCGCGGACGCAGCAAGAATATGTTGCTCACTTCCAGCGGACAAAACATCTATCCGGAAGAGATTGAAAGCAAACTGAATAATATGCCTTACGTTTCCGAGTCACTCATTGTGTTGCAAAAAGAAAAACTGGTAGCACTGATTTATCCGGACTTTGACGATGCATTTGCCAATGGACTGCAACAAACGGATGTAGAGCGTATGATGGAAGCTAACCGTAACGAACTCAACCAGCAATTACCGGCTTATTGCCAGATATCAAAGATGAAGATCCATTTTGAAGAGTTTGAAAAGACAGCCAAAAAATCTATTAAACGGTTTATGTATCAAGAGGCTAAAGGTTAA
- a CDS encoding ABC transporter permease: MKQFIAFVRKEFFHIFRDRRTMLILLGMPVVQIILFGFAITTEVKNIRVAILDPSNDVVTRRIIDRLDASEYFSVTTNLNTPDEVEKSFRRGDIDLAVIFSEQFANHVYAGDACVQLVTDATDPNTATTQTGYAANIISSAGREMLPAGIQIFTIVPEVKLLYNPQMKSTYNFVPGVMGLILMLICAMMTSISIVREKETGTMEILLVSPVKPLFIILAKAVPYFVLSFVNLTTILLLSVHVLDVPVAGSLFWLIVVSLLFIFVSLALGLLISSVTRTQVAAMLASGLILMMPTMLLSGMIFPIESMPLLLQDISALLPARWYIQAVRKLMIEGVDISLVLTEVSILAVMAVALITISFKKFKNRLE, from the coding sequence ATGAAACAATTTATAGCTTTTGTCCGAAAGGAATTCTTCCATATCTTTCGCGACAGGCGAACCATGCTGATATTGCTGGGTATGCCTGTGGTGCAGATTATCCTTTTCGGCTTTGCCATAACCACGGAAGTGAAGAACATCCGTGTCGCCATTCTCGACCCGTCGAACGATGTTGTTACCCGGCGCATTATCGACCGTCTGGATGCGAGTGAATATTTCTCCGTCACCACGAATCTGAATACTCCGGACGAGGTTGAGAAGTCTTTCAGACGGGGAGACATTGACCTGGCAGTCATCTTCAGCGAGCAATTCGCGAATCATGTTTATGCCGGAGATGCTTGTGTACAGTTGGTGACCGATGCTACCGATCCCAATACGGCAACCACACAGACCGGTTATGCTGCCAACATCATATCCTCTGCCGGGCGCGAAATGCTTCCGGCGGGAATACAGATTTTCACAATTGTTCCCGAAGTGAAGCTGCTTTATAATCCGCAGATGAAGAGCACCTACAACTTTGTGCCGGGTGTGATGGGACTGATTCTGATGTTGATTTGTGCCATGATGACTTCCATATCCATTGTCCGGGAGAAGGAGACGGGAACGATGGAGATATTGTTGGTCTCTCCGGTGAAGCCGCTATTCATTATTCTTGCCAAGGCAGTTCCTTACTTTGTGCTTTCGTTTGTCAACCTGACCACGATTTTGCTGCTGTCCGTTCATGTACTCGATGTTCCCGTGGCGGGTAGCTTGTTTTGGCTGATTGTGGTATCGCTGCTCTTTATCTTTGTTTCCCTGGCTCTGGGCTTGCTGATTTCCTCGGTGACGCGGACGCAGGTTGCTGCCATGCTTGCATCGGGATTGATACTGATGATGCCTACCATGCTGCTCTCCGGTATGATATTTCCCATAGAGAGCATGCCCTTGCTGCTTCAAGACATTTCGGCCCTACTTCCTGCCCGCTGGTACATTCAGGCTGTGCGGAAGCTGATGATCGAAGGAGTGGATATCTCACTGGTATTGACGGAAGTCAGTATTCTTGCTGTAATGGCGGTTGCGCTGATTACGATTAGTTTCAAGAAGTTTAAGAATCGATTAGAATAG
- a CDS encoding acyltransferase family protein → MNTQTTYLASKPHYEILDGLRGVAAVMVVAFHLFEAHSGGNHLAQIINHGYLAVDFFFMLSGFVIGYAYDDRWNRMSIGTFFKRRVIRLHPMVIMGSIIGALFFFFQKSPCFPNMDNVSVGTVLIIMLYGCTLLPLPLKWDIRGWTEMHPLNGPAWSLYYEYIGNILYALFVRKFNKVALSILVFLAACATLHLCLTAPNGDIVGGWALNWEQQYVGFVRLLYPFFAGLLLSRLGWLIRVKKCAFWWCSLMIVIVLSVPRIGGEDGFWMNGLYEALCIIFIFPVIVSMGAGGKVTGKRSVGICKFLGDISYPVYITHYPLIYTYTAWACNNNATITEGLPYMILTFVGAFVLAYACLKLYDEPVRKWLTNRFLKGARKAK, encoded by the coding sequence ATGAACACGCAGACAACTTATCTTGCCTCTAAGCCGCATTATGAAATCCTGGATGGATTACGTGGAGTGGCAGCTGTTATGGTCGTAGCCTTCCATCTTTTTGAAGCACATTCAGGTGGCAACCATCTCGCACAAATCATTAATCACGGCTATCTTGCCGTTGACTTCTTCTTTATGCTTTCGGGCTTTGTAATCGGTTATGCCTATGATGACCGCTGGAACCGGATGAGTATCGGTACTTTCTTCAAACGCCGTGTCATCCGCCTGCATCCTATGGTGATTATGGGTAGCATTATCGGCGCCCTTTTCTTTTTCTTCCAGAAATCCCCCTGCTTTCCGAATATGGATAATGTATCGGTTGGAACAGTTCTGATAATCATGCTCTATGGCTGTACGTTGCTTCCCCTCCCTTTGAAGTGGGACATTCGCGGGTGGACGGAAATGCACCCGTTGAATGGGCCGGCATGGTCGCTCTATTATGAATATATCGGCAATATCCTGTACGCACTGTTTGTCCGTAAGTTCAACAAGGTTGCTCTGTCCATCCTTGTTTTTCTGGCAGCCTGTGCCACCTTGCATCTCTGTCTTACGGCACCTAATGGTGATATCGTGGGCGGATGGGCATTGAATTGGGAACAGCAGTATGTGGGGTTTGTCCGTTTGCTCTATCCGTTCTTTGCAGGTTTGCTGCTTTCACGTTTGGGCTGGCTCATACGGGTAAAGAAATGCGCATTCTGGTGGTGTAGCCTGATGATTGTAATAGTTCTTTCCGTTCCCCGTATTGGCGGTGAAGATGGTTTCTGGATGAACGGACTCTACGAGGCACTTTGCATTATCTTTATCTTCCCGGTCATTGTTTCGATGGGAGCCGGTGGTAAAGTAACGGGAAAACGCTCTGTAGGTATCTGTAAGTTCCTGGGCGATATCTCATATCCCGTTTATATCACTCATTATCCGCTGATATACACATATACAGCCTGGGCATGCAACAATAATGCGACCATCACCGAAGGACTTCCTTATATGATACTGACCTTTGTCGGGGCTTTCGTTCTTGCTTATGCCTGCCTGAAGCTCTATGACGAACCGGTACGCAAATGGCTGACCAATCGTTTTCTGAAAGGAGCGCGTAAGGCGAAATAA
- a CDS encoding glycoside hydrolase family 43 protein: MKKIILSIFIMMGLANLSHAQQGYQNPIIPGFHPDPSVCRVGEDYYLVNSSFCYFPGVPLFHSKDLVNWEQIGNCLTRESQVKLTNAGTWGGIYAPTIRYNEGVFYMITTNVSNKGNFLVHTTDPHGEWSEPVWIKQGGIDPSLYFEDGKCYLVSNPDVGIYLCEINPMTGEQLSESKCIWNGTGGRHPEGPHIYKKDGWYYLLISEGGTEYGHKVTIARSRDIDGPYESNPANPILTHINKNAQNSPIQGTGHADLIEAHDGSWWMVCLAFRPQTGSHHLLGRETFIAPVRWDKNAWPVVNGNGTIALQMDVPTLPQRPFESKTPRTTFNTEKLGPEGIYLRNPKQENYILNGKTLRLKATSANLNSMDSPTFIGRRQQHIDFTAGTSVELQKGQPQDEAGITVFMENHSHYDLFVRQDTKGQQSIVLRYQLGELKHIEKEINIPQGKVQLQVKGNNEFYSFGYSTIENKFQEIAKMNARYLSTETSGGFTGIILGLYAVSDSSKAQAEFDYFDYQENE; this comes from the coding sequence ATGAAGAAAATCATCTTATCCATCTTTATTATGATGGGACTGGCAAATCTCTCGCATGCTCAACAAGGATATCAAAATCCAATCATTCCGGGCTTCCATCCTGACCCGAGTGTTTGCCGTGTTGGCGAAGACTATTACCTGGTCAACAGCAGTTTCTGTTATTTCCCCGGAGTACCCCTGTTTCATAGTAAGGATCTGGTTAACTGGGAACAGATTGGAAATTGCCTGACACGGGAATCCCAGGTAAAGTTAACCAATGCCGGCACATGGGGCGGAATCTACGCCCCTACCATCCGATACAATGAGGGAGTGTTTTACATGATTACCACCAATGTTTCAAACAAGGGAAATTTTCTGGTTCACACCACAGATCCACATGGTGAATGGTCAGAACCGGTTTGGATAAAGCAAGGAGGTATTGATCCATCCCTTTATTTTGAAGATGGAAAGTGCTATTTGGTCAGCAATCCGGATGTAGGCATCTACCTGTGCGAAATAAATCCGATGACCGGAGAACAGTTAAGCGAATCCAAATGTATCTGGAACGGTACGGGCGGACGCCATCCGGAAGGGCCGCATATTTATAAGAAAGATGGTTGGTATTATCTGCTGATTTCCGAAGGAGGTACTGAATATGGGCACAAGGTAACCATTGCCCGTAGCCGGGATATTGACGGCCCGTATGAAAGTAATCCCGCCAACCCCATCCTGACGCATATAAACAAAAACGCACAGAACAGTCCGATACAGGGAACCGGTCATGCCGATCTGATAGAAGCTCACGATGGTTCGTGGTGGATGGTATGTCTCGCATTCCGTCCGCAAACCGGCTCGCATCATCTGCTGGGGCGCGAAACGTTTATCGCACCAGTACGATGGGATAAGAATGCCTGGCCTGTAGTAAACGGAAATGGAACCATAGCCTTACAGATGGATGTCCCCACCCTTCCACAGCGACCTTTTGAATCGAAAACTCCCCGCACTACCTTCAACACCGAGAAACTGGGACCGGAAGGGATCTATCTGCGCAATCCCAAACAGGAGAACTACATCCTGAATGGTAAGACACTCCGATTGAAAGCAACTTCCGCCAATCTGAACAGTATGGACTCTCCTACTTTCATCGGCCGCAGACAGCAACATATCGACTTCACAGCCGGAACATCCGTTGAACTACAGAAAGGGCAACCGCAGGACGAAGCCGGAATAACGGTATTCATGGAAAATCATTCGCACTATGACCTTTTTGTAAGACAGGATACTAAGGGACAGCAGTCTATCGTCCTGAGATATCAGTTGGGAGAACTGAAACATATAGAAAAGGAAATCAATATCCCCCAAGGAAAAGTGCAGCTTCAGGTCAAAGGAAATAATGAGTTCTATTCATTCGGCTATTCCACCATCGAAAACAAGTTCCAGGAAATAGCCAAGATGAATGCGCGCTATCTCAGTACCGAAACTTCCGGCGGATTTACCGGTATTATATTGGGCTTGTATGCCGTATCCGACTCCTCAAAGGCACAAGCTGAATTTGATTATTTCGACTATCAAGAAAACGAATAA
- a CDS encoding DUF169 domain-containing protein, with protein MNIHTFMTNYREAFGERAELPIAFWYSDKQESETEKIGGCFFKGLQQVREGKTISLNSDVIGCGGGKFYTGFTEMPIHVPNFVSLKEKYKKTPEMVTDFIKQIQVPRTEKAYLHFARIDKLASFDHVEGLLFLATPDILSGLTTWAFYDTNAFDTVATPFGSGCSSVVTLTVLENQKDGKRCFLGFFDPSVRPHFEANLLSFTIPMSRFKEMYHTMRESCLFDTHAWGKIKERINE; from the coding sequence ATGAATATACATACTTTTATGACTAATTATCGGGAAGCATTTGGTGAACGTGCCGAACTTCCCATCGCCTTCTGGTACTCTGACAAACAGGAAAGCGAAACAGAAAAAATTGGCGGTTGCTTCTTCAAAGGCCTGCAACAGGTAAGGGAAGGTAAAACCATCAGCCTGAACAGCGACGTCATAGGATGTGGCGGTGGAAAATTCTACACTGGTTTCACGGAAATGCCTATACACGTACCTAACTTCGTATCTCTGAAAGAGAAGTACAAAAAGACTCCTGAAATGGTAACAGATTTCATAAAGCAAATCCAGGTACCGCGTACAGAAAAAGCCTATCTGCATTTTGCCCGGATAGATAAACTTGCTTCTTTCGATCATGTAGAGGGTTTGCTGTTCCTTGCTACGCCTGATATCCTGTCAGGACTTACCACATGGGCTTTTTATGATACGAATGCATTCGATACCGTAGCTACTCCTTTCGGTTCCGGTTGCAGTTCCGTTGTAACCCTCACTGTTCTCGAAAACCAAAAAGACGGTAAGCGCTGTTTCCTCGGCTTCTTCGATCCGTCCGTGCGTCCCCACTTTGAAGCCAATCTGTTGAGCTTCACCATTCCCATGTCCCGTTTCAAAGAGATGTATCACACCATGCGCGAAAGTTGCCTGTTCGATACACACGCCTGGGGAAAGATAAAAGAGCGTATCAACGAATAA
- a CDS encoding glycosyl hydrolase family 95 catalytic domain-containing protein produces MKARISCFFLFVFFFVQMVKGEDDTLWQLHASDIKASYVGAPMANGGIGILPWKEPFSVRQVILNHVFDTDGPQGVSRVLKGINPFLMLMEVDGKEVNTECITNWKQCVNMKEATHNSSFRAVGKVDVDYSICALRNMPYAGLICVDIKALSDVSLKVVARMDIPQEYSQPTQRFRKMRADDTQMYMLQSYAVSAHRQQKVSASSAFIFNKGEAQEPLYDEVTKEMSFVLNLKKGEQMSFALVGSVCSVRDFSDPYNEAERQVIYAIHEGTTSLMTAHRSLWNELWESDILIEGDDEAQRAVRFALFNLYSSCREGSGLSISPMGLSSQGYNGHIFWDSELWMFPPMLLLNKGIAESMIDYRIDRLMAARKKAMSYGFKGAMFPWESDDYGEESTPTFALTGPLEHHITADISIACWNYYCLTRDGQWLRTKAFPLMKAVADFWVSRVTRNDDGSYSICNVVGADEYANGVDDNAFTNGAAIRALEYACEAARICNESVPEIWEDVGKNIRILHFKDGVTREHATYNGEMIKQADVNLLGYPLYFVGDAESQKKDMEYYVDKIDPQNGPAMSYSVFCVQYARMGEAKRAYEMFCRCYQPNLRAPFGVLAETPTSDNPYFMTGAGGLLQAVINGFCGLQITDDGVEQLSSVLPAHWKKVTVKGVGPEKKMYVRER; encoded by the coding sequence ATGAAAGCACGCATTTCTTGTTTCTTCCTATTTGTTTTTTTCTTTGTGCAGATGGTGAAAGGAGAAGATGACACTTTGTGGCAACTTCATGCCTCTGATATAAAAGCTTCTTATGTAGGCGCTCCTATGGCGAATGGTGGAATCGGTATTCTTCCCTGGAAAGAACCTTTTTCAGTGCGGCAGGTGATATTGAATCATGTGTTCGATACGGACGGTCCTCAGGGGGTAAGCCGTGTGTTGAAAGGAATCAATCCTTTCCTGATGTTGATGGAGGTAGATGGAAAAGAGGTGAATACGGAATGTATCACAAACTGGAAGCAGTGTGTTAATATGAAAGAAGCAACTCATAACAGCAGTTTCCGGGCAGTCGGGAAAGTTGATGTGGATTATAGCATTTGCGCTTTAAGAAATATGCCTTATGCGGGGCTTATCTGTGTGGATATAAAAGCTCTGTCCGATGTATCCCTGAAAGTTGTTGCCCGGATGGATATTCCCCAAGAATATAGTCAGCCAACACAGCGTTTCCGGAAAATGAGGGCGGATGATACACAAATGTATATGCTGCAATCTTATGCTGTATCTGCTCATCGGCAACAAAAAGTTTCCGCTTCTTCCGCTTTTATCTTTAATAAGGGAGAGGCACAGGAGCCTCTTTATGATGAAGTGACTAAAGAGATGTCTTTCGTGCTGAATCTGAAGAAAGGAGAGCAGATGTCTTTTGCCTTGGTGGGTTCGGTATGCTCCGTCCGTGACTTTAGCGATCCGTATAATGAGGCTGAACGGCAGGTGATTTATGCTATTCATGAAGGTACAACTTCACTGATGACTGCACATCGTAGTCTTTGGAATGAATTGTGGGAAAGCGATATCTTGATAGAAGGGGATGACGAAGCACAACGGGCGGTTCGGTTTGCACTTTTCAACCTTTATTCTTCTTGCAGGGAAGGAAGCGGATTGAGCATTTCACCCATGGGACTTTCTTCGCAAGGTTACAATGGACATATATTCTGGGATTCGGAACTTTGGATGTTTCCCCCGATGCTGTTGCTGAATAAGGGAATTGCCGAATCTATGATCGATTATCGTATTGACCGCTTGATGGCTGCCCGCAAGAAAGCAATGTCATACGGCTTCAAAGGGGCTATGTTTCCCTGGGAGAGTGATGATTACGGGGAAGAATCAACTCCTACTTTTGCTTTGACAGGTCCTCTGGAACATCATATCACTGCGGACATCAGTATTGCCTGCTGGAATTATTATTGCCTTACCCGTGACGGACAGTGGCTACGGACGAAAGCATTTCCTTTAATGAAAGCGGTTGCTGACTTTTGGGTAAGCCGTGTGACGCGTAATGATGACGGTTCTTATTCCATTTGCAATGTAGTGGGAGCTGATGAATATGCAAATGGGGTGGATGATAATGCTTTCACAAATGGTGCGGCTATCCGGGCTTTGGAATATGCTTGTGAGGCGGCAAGGATATGTAATGAGTCTGTTCCAGAAATATGGGAAGATGTGGGCAAGAATATCCGTATTCTTCATTTTAAAGATGGAGTTACTCGTGAGCATGCCACATACAACGGTGAGATGATAAAGCAGGCTGATGTGAATTTATTGGGATATCCATTGTATTTTGTCGGGGATGCTGAATCGCAAAAGAAAGATATGGAATACTATGTTGATAAGATTGATCCGCAGAATGGTCCGGCCATGTCTTATTCCGTATTCTGTGTGCAGTATGCCCGGATGGGAGAAGCAAAGCGTGCCTATGAGATGTTCTGCCGTTGCTATCAGCCGAACTTGCGTGCGCCTTTCGGTGTATTGGCGGAAACGCCCACCAGTGATAATCCTTACTTTATGACGGGAGCAGGCGGATTGCTGCAAGCTGTTATTAACGGTTTCTGTGGATTGCAGATAACAGATGACGGTGTGGAGCAATTATCTTCCGTACTTCCTGCACATTGGAAAAAGGTTACGGTGAAAGGAGTAGGACCGGAGAAAAAGATGTATGTACGTGAGAGGTAA
- a CDS encoding ABC transporter permease yields MIKFLIEKEFKQLLRNSFLPKMILIFPCMIMILMPWAANLEIKNINLNIVDNDHSVLSRRLVDKIGASTYFRTTALPDTYNEGLRSIEIGSADIILEIPRDFEKNWVTGKSPRLLVAVNAVNGTKGGLGGSYLSSIINDYTRELQSESPAKAMSAGMGLPRIGISTQNLYNPNLNYKLFMVPALMVMLLTMICGFLPALNVVGEKEVGTIEQINVTPVSKLTFILAKLIPYWLIGFIVLTICFFLAWLLFGILPVGHFVTIYLFAVVFLFVVSGFGLVISNHSATLQQAMFVMWFFMLILMLMSGLFTPVHSMPEWAQLIAALNPLKYFVEVMRTIYLRGGGIVELLPQLGALTAFAVFFNLWAVRSYRKNN; encoded by the coding sequence ATGATAAAGTTTCTGATAGAAAAAGAATTCAAGCAGTTGCTCCGTAACTCGTTCCTGCCGAAGATGATTCTTATCTTTCCCTGCATGATTATGATACTGATGCCCTGGGCGGCAAATCTGGAGATAAAGAACATCAACCTGAACATTGTGGATAATGACCACAGCGTCCTTTCGCGCCGCCTTGTGGATAAGATCGGTGCATCCACCTATTTTCGCACAACGGCCCTTCCTGATACTTACAATGAAGGATTGCGCTCCATCGAAATCGGTTCGGCGGATATTATCCTGGAGATTCCCCGCGATTTTGAGAAAAACTGGGTGACGGGTAAAAGCCCCCGCCTGCTGGTTGCCGTCAATGCGGTGAACGGTACAAAGGGAGGATTGGGCGGCTCGTACCTGTCTTCCATCATTAATGACTATACCCGTGAGTTGCAATCGGAATCACCGGCAAAGGCAATGTCTGCCGGGATGGGATTGCCCCGGATCGGCATTTCGACGCAGAATCTGTATAACCCGAACCTGAACTACAAGCTCTTTATGGTTCCGGCATTGATGGTGATGTTGCTGACAATGATTTGCGGCTTTCTTCCGGCGCTCAATGTGGTAGGCGAGAAAGAGGTGGGCACTATCGAGCAGATCAATGTAACGCCTGTTTCCAAACTGACGTTTATTCTTGCCAAGCTGATACCTTATTGGCTGATAGGTTTCATTGTGCTTACGATATGTTTCTTTCTGGCATGGCTGCTTTTTGGCATTCTGCCTGTGGGGCATTTCGTGACGATATATCTTTTTGCAGTGGTCTTCCTGTTTGTAGTCTCCGGATTCGGTCTGGTAATTTCCAATCATTCCGCTACGTTGCAGCAGGCCATGTTCGTCATGTGGTTCTTTATGCTGATACTGATGCTGATGAGCGGCTTGTTCACCCCCGTACACAGTATGCCGGAGTGGGCACAACTGATTGCCGCACTCAATCCGCTGAAATACTTTGTAGAGGTGATGCGTACCATTTACCTGCGGGGTGGTGGCATTGTGGAGCTACTTCCACAGTTGGGAGCATTGACGGCCTTTGCGGTGTTCTTTAATCTGTGGGCGGTGAGGAGTTATAGAAAGAATAATTGA